One window of Nitrospirota bacterium genomic DNA carries:
- the recR gene encoding recombination mediator RecR translates to MTEGVLENLTAQFAKLPGIGRKTAQKLAYFVLAMPDAEARAIAEAIVMVKDKSRFCSRCFNIAEDDLCPFCANPRRDPTRLCVVEEPSAIPVIERAGAFRGLYHVLLGALSPLDGVDAERLKIPELIARVREGGVEEVIIATNPNTRGEMTAQYIREALAAHPVTVTRIAYGLPMGGDIEFADEVTMRKSLEGRRRL, encoded by the coding sequence ATGACCGAAGGCGTACTGGAGAACCTGACAGCCCAGTTCGCGAAACTTCCCGGCATCGGCCGGAAGACCGCCCAGAAGCTGGCCTACTTCGTCCTGGCCATGCCCGATGCGGAGGCCCGGGCCATCGCGGAGGCCATCGTCATGGTCAAGGACAAGTCCCGCTTCTGCAGCCGGTGCTTCAATATCGCCGAGGATGACCTCTGCCCCTTCTGCGCCAACCCCCGGCGCGACCCCACAAGGCTCTGCGTGGTGGAGGAGCCCAGCGCCATCCCCGTCATCGAACGGGCAGGCGCCTTCCGGGGGCTCTATCATGTGCTCCTCGGGGCCCTCTCTCCCCTGGACGGGGTGGACGCCGAGCGGCTCAAGATACCCGAGCTCATCGCCCGCGTACGGGAGGGCGGCGTCGAGGAGGTCATCATAGCCACCAACCCTAACACCCGGGGGGAGATGACCGCGCAGTACATCCGCGAAGCCCTGGCCGCCCACCCCGTTACGGTCACCCGCATAGCCTACGGCCTTCCCATGGGCGGGGATATCGAGTTCGCCGACGAGGTGACCATGAGAAAGTCCCTCGAAGGCCGCCGCCGCCTCTAA
- the trxA gene encoding thioredoxin, translating into MAEGIIEVTTKDWDKEVLGSDGLVMVDFWAVWCGPCRMIAPTVEELSKEYTGKLKVVKLNTDENPDIASRYKIMGIPTIMFFKGGEKLDQVVGAVPKPQLKSKIDSFLSE; encoded by the coding sequence ATGGCCGAAGGCATCATAGAAGTGACCACGAAGGACTGGGACAAGGAAGTTCTCGGTTCCGACGGCCTCGTGATGGTGGATTTCTGGGCCGTGTGGTGCGGCCCCTGCCGCATGATAGCCCCCACCGTGGAGGAGCTTTCCAAGGAGTACACGGGCAAGCTCAAGGTGGTCAAGCTCAACACGGACGAGAACCCCGACATCGCCAGCAGGTATAAAATCATGGGCATCCCCACAATCATGTTCTTCAAGGGCGGGGAGAAGCTCGACCAGGTCGTGGGCGCCGTGCCCAAGCCTCAGTTGAAGTCCAAGATAGACTCCTTTCTGTCGGAGTAA
- a CDS encoding amidohydrolase family protein: MRADCLVRGEYLLTMDAEGRLLRDGALAVKDGKIARVGSFSELRKAFETEEVLGGEGMAVMPGLINAHTHAAMVFMRGMADDLPLREWLEGHIWPAEGRWLSPEFVRDAVELAALEMLLAGVTTFHDMYFFEEEAARVARRMGIRAVLGAGVVDFPTRTTSGADDCLRKAEALIEALKGDGLVTPAVAPHSAYACSAETLKKVRDLSMRHGVLVHIHVSETEWEVAEMMSKHGRRPVEYLEGLGFLGRNVLAAHAVWVSEGEIELMVRKGVGVAHCPESNLKLASGVAPVPRMLHAGLTVALGTDGAASNNDLSILGEVSTASRLHKAMAKDPTALGCRTALLMATRWGAEALGLTQVGSLEPGKVADLIILDLRKPHLTPLYDVCSHLVYSARPSDVDTVMVDGSVLVRGGRLVHGDQEEILAKARSWGERIRAENAAPPSL, encoded by the coding sequence ATGCGCGCCGACTGCCTGGTCCGGGGCGAGTACCTTCTCACCATGGACGCCGAGGGGCGTCTCCTCCGGGACGGCGCCCTTGCCGTCAAGGACGGAAAGATAGCCCGGGTGGGCTCCTTCTCCGAACTGAGGAAAGCCTTCGAGACAGAGGAGGTGCTGGGCGGGGAGGGCATGGCCGTGATGCCCGGCCTCATCAACGCGCACACCCATGCGGCCATGGTCTTCATGCGGGGCATGGCCGACGACCTCCCCCTGAGGGAATGGCTGGAAGGGCACATCTGGCCCGCCGAGGGCCGCTGGCTTTCCCCCGAGTTCGTCCGGGATGCCGTGGAACTTGCAGCCCTGGAGATGCTCCTGGCCGGGGTGACGACCTTCCACGACATGTATTTCTTCGAGGAGGAGGCGGCGCGCGTGGCCCGGAGAATGGGCATCCGTGCGGTCCTCGGAGCGGGGGTGGTGGACTTCCCCACCCGCACCACCTCGGGTGCGGACGACTGCCTGAGAAAGGCCGAGGCCCTCATCGAGGCGCTCAAGGGGGACGGGCTTGTCACGCCCGCGGTGGCGCCCCATTCGGCCTACGCCTGTAGCGCCGAGACCCTGAAGAAAGTGCGCGACCTCTCCATGAGGCACGGCGTCCTGGTGCACATCCATGTCTCGGAGACGGAGTGGGAAGTGGCCGAGATGATGAGCAAGCACGGGCGTCGGCCGGTTGAGTACCTGGAGGGCCTGGGGTTTCTGGGGCGGAACGTCCTTGCCGCCCACGCCGTCTGGGTGAGCGAGGGGGAGATAGAGCTTATGGTCCGAAAAGGAGTGGGCGTGGCCCACTGCCCCGAGAGCAACCTCAAGCTTGCCTCCGGCGTGGCCCCCGTGCCCCGGATGCTTCACGCGGGGCTTACCGTGGCCCTGGGGACCGACGGGGCCGCAAGCAACAACGACCTGAGCATCCTGGGGGAAGTTTCCACGGCGTCCCGCCTGCACAAGGCTATGGCCAAGGACCCCACGGCCCTTGGATGCCGGACCGCCCTTCTGATGGCCACCCGCTGGGGCGCGGAGGCGCTGGGGCTCACTCAGGTGGGCTCGCTGGAGCCGGGAAAGGTCGCGGACCTCATCATCCTTGACCTCCGCAAGCCGCATCTTACGCCCCTGTATGACGTATGCTCCCACCTGGTCTACTCCGCGCGGCCCTCGGACGTGGACACCGTCATGGTGGACGGCTCCGTGCTGGTGCGGGGAGGAAGGCTCGTGCACGGAGACCAGGAGGAAATCCTGGCCAAGGCCCGCTCCTGGGGAGAGAGAATACGGGCGGAGAATGCCGCTCCCCCGTCCCTGTAG
- a CDS encoding AsmA family protein, which translates to MMDNRENARRHPLLRKAVLAAAVILLLLVAGVVVLLSRLESFRPRVEALAAEALGTKVRIGSIGVDLLPGVAVALRDVHIKNSATDIASVGAVKVGVEILPLLEREVRVTEIALVNPWVTVTREETGKLNIAKFAKKPRKEGGGFRLPPALERFFIKNGSITYLDRKSGERATVSGLNVAVGGISSGEGEPRGLRNISFTGRMSCDEIKSRRLEVTDLAVSMNATGGVVMLDPMTMELFGSRARGTVKAALDATPPVITVRYSVPELSSERLVSYVSDAKVMKGAMHVRADLTMRGSGLHEMLKTLTGEVSVSSQDLVMTNMDLDKLIESFEETQTFNLIDIGAVFIPGVGPLGVALSKAFDYGKFYAEAVGKGQTTIEKLLSDWTVRDGVMEAKDVAFRTKRNRVALKGKLDLVNQRYENLTVGVLNKEGCAVVSQEIRGTFGHPEVQKVSVIKSLLGPVLGLLKIPKNVIFREKCETFYTGAVEQPKVKEKGLPIPFKDKIPFP; encoded by the coding sequence ATGATGGACAACCGGGAAAACGCAAGGAGACACCCCCTGCTCAGGAAGGCCGTCCTGGCTGCCGCCGTTATTCTGCTCCTTCTCGTGGCCGGCGTTGTGGTGCTTCTGTCCCGCCTGGAGTCTTTCAGGCCGCGCGTGGAGGCGCTGGCCGCGGAGGCGCTGGGGACGAAGGTCCGGATTGGCAGCATCGGCGTGGACCTTCTGCCGGGCGTGGCGGTGGCACTCAGGGATGTGCACATCAAAAACAGCGCGACCGACATCGCCTCGGTCGGGGCCGTAAAGGTGGGAGTGGAAATCCTGCCCCTCCTCGAGCGCGAAGTCCGGGTGACGGAGATAGCCCTGGTCAACCCCTGGGTGACCGTCACACGGGAGGAGACGGGGAAGCTCAACATCGCGAAGTTTGCAAAGAAGCCCAGGAAGGAGGGCGGGGGGTTCCGCCTGCCGCCCGCCCTGGAGAGGTTTTTCATCAAAAACGGCAGCATAACCTACCTGGACAGGAAATCCGGGGAACGGGCCACGGTCAGCGGCCTGAACGTCGCCGTAGGCGGCATATCCTCCGGCGAGGGCGAGCCCCGGGGCCTCAGAAACATCTCTTTTACGGGCAGGATGTCCTGCGATGAGATAAAGTCCAGGAGGCTTGAGGTGACGGACCTCGCGGTATCCATGAACGCCACGGGCGGGGTCGTGATGCTTGACCCCATGACGATGGAGCTCTTTGGCTCGCGGGCGCGAGGCACGGTAAAGGCCGCGCTGGATGCCACACCTCCCGTCATCACCGTGCGCTACAGTGTTCCCGAGTTATCCAGCGAGCGGCTGGTCAGCTACGTTTCGGACGCGAAGGTGATGAAGGGCGCGATGCATGTCAGGGCCGACCTCACCATGCGGGGCAGCGGCCTCCATGAAATGCTGAAGACCCTCACGGGAGAGGTTTCCGTGTCGTCGCAGGACCTCGTCATGACCAACATGGACCTGGACAAGCTCATCGAGAGTTTCGAGGAGACCCAGACGTTCAACCTTATCGACATAGGGGCCGTTTTCATTCCCGGCGTCGGCCCCCTGGGGGTGGCCTTGAGCAAGGCCTTCGATTATGGGAAGTTCTACGCCGAGGCCGTGGGGAAGGGGCAGACGACCATAGAGAAGCTTCTTTCGGACTGGACCGTGCGGGACGGGGTCATGGAGGCAAAGGACGTGGCCTTCCGGACGAAGCGCAACAGGGTGGCCCTGAAGGGGAAGTTGGACCTGGTCAACCAGCGGTACGAGAACCTGACGGTGGGCGTCCTGAACAAGGAGGGCTGCGCCGTGGTGAGCCAGGAGATTCGGGGGACATTCGGCCATCCGGAAGTGCAGAAAGTAAGCGTGATAAAGTCGCTCCTGGGGCCCGTCCTGGGCCTTCTCAAGATACCCAAGAACGTCATCTTCAGGGAGAAGTGCGAGACCTTTTACACCGGCGCGGTGGAGCAACCAAAGGTCAAGGAAAAAGGACTGCCCATACCTTTCAAGGACAAGATACCTTTCCCCTGA
- a CDS encoding TlpA disulfide reductase family protein: protein MRGIARTLCFLLVLMALLVTGCESKSGGKKGEATGTAFALKDLKGNTVRLSDLKGKVVMVEFWATWCPPCRMAVPELEDIYARYKDRGFALVAISMDTSEERVAEFVKEEGINYTVVMDDGDVSSRYGVISIPVAFILDKEGNIVSKHMGFVPGLGEEFAKDIEELL from the coding sequence ATGAGAGGAATTGCGAGAACCCTGTGTTTCCTGCTTGTGCTGATGGCCCTCCTCGTCACGGGCTGCGAGAGCAAGTCCGGGGGCAAGAAAGGCGAAGCAACCGGGACGGCCTTTGCCCTGAAAGACCTGAAGGGCAACACGGTGAGGCTTTCGGACCTGAAGGGCAAGGTCGTGATGGTGGAGTTCTGGGCCACGTGGTGCCCGCCCTGCAGGATGGCCGTCCCCGAACTGGAGGACATCTACGCCCGGTACAAGGACAGGGGATTTGCCCTTGTCGCCATATCCATGGACACTAGCGAGGAGAGAGTGGCGGAGTTCGTCAAGGAGGAAGGCATAAACTACACCGTCGTCATGGACGACGGAGACGTCAGCTCCCGCTACGGCGTCATCAGCATCCCCGTGGCGTTCATCCTGGATAAGGAGGGCAACATCGTGTCCAAGCACATGGGGTTCGTCCCGGGGCTCGGGGAAGAGTTCGCCAAAGACATCGAGGAGCTTCTGTAA
- a CDS encoding PAS domain S-box protein, which produces MKTYYKVIGIVVVFIVAFWLFGALLDFTYFNTESFKASPLFNKEEYAFRLLFSACFLAFGFIIARILNKQQIAEKKYRTLFESATDAIFIVDIDGNFLDVNRTAYERLGYTKEELLSTHISKLDPPEFSTRVPERFARIKERGVAVFESAHLRKDGTVMPVEVNARLLDYEGRKVFFSVVRDISERRKAEEMLRDSEQRFRAAFENAAIGASMADLKGRFIKINRFLCNMLGYTEEEMLSKTFSEVTHPDDVQIGLDAMKTMVSEDVEYTSFEKRYIRKDGQVIHLIISPAIIRDDDRKPLYFVSLFQDITQRKKAEEKVTSSLKEKEILLREVHHRVKNNMAIISALLQLQSQYFKNEEFTRVFKDSQNRIKSMALVHEKLYSTQDFAHIGFGDYVEDLARHLFQAYGKEVRLILHADDISLNIDMMVSCGLIINELITNSLKHAFEDTGAPEIDISLSIDDGRAVLVYADNGTGLPEHIDFHNSDTLGLQIINMLTYQLKGSIEVNASAGTTFTIAFELPRHRKAS; this is translated from the coding sequence ATGAAAACATACTACAAAGTAATCGGCATAGTCGTGGTTTTCATCGTAGCCTTTTGGCTATTTGGTGCGCTGCTGGATTTCACGTATTTTAATACCGAATCGTTCAAGGCCAGTCCGCTTTTCAATAAAGAAGAATACGCTTTCCGCCTTCTTTTTTCCGCCTGTTTTCTTGCCTTCGGTTTCATCATAGCCAGGATACTGAACAAACAACAAATCGCAGAGAAAAAATATCGGACCCTGTTTGAGTCGGCCACGGACGCTATTTTCATCGTGGACATCGACGGGAATTTCCTAGACGTCAACAGAACCGCGTACGAACGCCTCGGCTACACCAAGGAGGAACTGCTTTCAACGCACATATCCAAGCTCGACCCCCCGGAGTTCTCCACCCGGGTGCCAGAGCGCTTTGCCCGGATAAAAGAACGAGGCGTGGCGGTGTTCGAATCGGCCCACCTGCGAAAGGACGGGACCGTGATGCCCGTGGAAGTGAATGCCAGGCTGCTGGATTATGAGGGCAGAAAAGTGTTCTTCAGCGTTGTCAGGGACATATCGGAGCGCAGGAAGGCAGAGGAAATGCTCAGAGACAGCGAGCAACGTTTCCGGGCGGCTTTCGAGAACGCGGCAATCGGAGCTTCCATGGCCGACCTCAAGGGGCGATTTATCAAGATCAATCGTTTCCTGTGCAATATGCTCGGCTACACCGAGGAGGAAATGCTGTCGAAAACATTTTCCGAGGTCACGCACCCGGACGACGTGCAGATAGGGCTGGATGCCATGAAGACAATGGTTTCGGAAGATGTCGAATACACGTCGTTCGAGAAACGCTACATCAGAAAGGACGGGCAGGTGATACATCTGATAATAAGCCCGGCAATTATTCGTGACGATGATAGAAAGCCTCTTTATTTCGTATCCCTGTTTCAGGACATCACCCAGAGGAAGAAGGCCGAGGAAAAGGTTACGTCCTCCCTGAAGGAAAAGGAGATACTCCTCAGGGAGGTTCACCACCGCGTCAAGAACAACATGGCGATAATATCGGCCCTGCTCCAGTTGCAGTCGCAATACTTCAAGAACGAGGAATTCACTAGGGTATTCAAGGACAGCCAGAACCGCATTAAATCCATGGCCCTGGTCCACGAGAAACTGTACAGCACGCAGGACTTCGCACACATCGGTTTCGGCGATTACGTGGAAGACCTGGCCAGGCACCTGTTTCAGGCCTATGGAAAAGAGGTGCGCCTGATCCTTCATGCCGACGACATTTCCCTGAATATCGATATGATGGTCTCTTGTGGGCTGATCATTAACGAACTTATCACCAATTCCCTGAAGCACGCGTTCGAGGATACCGGTGCTCCCGAGATCGACATATCGCTGAGCATCGACGACGGTCGGGCCGTGCTGGTGTACGCCGACAACGGTACGGGGCTGCCGGAGCACATCGATTTCCACAACAGCGACACCCTGGGCCTTCAGATCATTAACATGCTGACGTATCAGCTGAAGGGTTCAATCGAAGTGAACGCGTCGGCGGGAACGACGTTCACCATTGCCTTCGAACTGCCCCGGCACCGGAAAGCATCATGA
- the sixA gene encoding phosphohistidine phosphatase SixA: MLLYLVQHGKPKTKEEDPGRPLSEQGEEDVRAMAEFLSHGVTIRRIFHSGKLRAKQTAEVLAARLGGEAGEADGLNPMDDPGIWEDRLAEETEDMMLVGHLPHLGRLASVLLTGDAGAEIVEFQQGGVACLEKGNGRWQLRWMVVPEVVVK; the protein is encoded by the coding sequence ATGTTACTGTACCTCGTTCAACACGGAAAGCCCAAGACCAAGGAGGAGGACCCCGGGAGGCCGCTCTCCGAGCAGGGGGAAGAGGATGTAAGGGCGATGGCCGAGTTCCTCTCCCACGGGGTCACCATACGCCGCATCTTCCACAGCGGAAAGCTCAGGGCGAAACAGACCGCCGAGGTCCTTGCGGCCCGCCTGGGCGGTGAGGCCGGGGAGGCCGATGGCCTGAACCCCATGGACGACCCCGGCATCTGGGAGGACCGTCTGGCTGAGGAGACCGAGGACATGATGCTGGTCGGGCATCTTCCCCACCTGGGGCGCCTGGCCTCGGTTCTGCTCACGGGGGATGCCGGGGCTGAGATCGTGGAGTTTCAGCAGGGAGGGGTCGCCTGCCTGGAGAAGGGCAATGGGAGGTGGCAGCTCCGCTGGATGGTCGTTCCCGAGGTGGTGGTGAAGTAA
- a CDS encoding DUF1540 domain-containing protein: MPKQMPKVVDCDMSDCTYNDKNLCHAMAINVEPGSPCPLCHTFMKQAGKSGVVDMTGLVGACKVADCTFNDALECSAPEGIHVGKHEAHPDCKTFAAR; the protein is encoded by the coding sequence ATGCCCAAGCAGATGCCGAAAGTGGTTGACTGCGATATGAGCGACTGCACCTACAACGACAAGAATCTCTGCCATGCCATGGCCATCAACGTGGAGCCCGGCTCTCCGTGTCCTCTCTGCCACACCTTCATGAAACAGGCCGGGAAGTCCGGGGTCGTGGACATGACGGGCTTGGTAGGTGCGTGCAAGGTGGCCGACTGTACGTTCAACGATGCCCTGGAGTGCTCGGCGCCCGAGGGTATTCACGTGGGGAAGCACGAGGCTCATCCCGACTGCAAGACCTTTGCCGCTCGTTAA
- a CDS encoding response regulator — MNPPKILIVEDAMIVARAMKLSLEEAGYSAAIALEGEDAIMKAEKEKPDIVLMDITLGGEIDGIEAARRIMDICTVPVIYLTGNTDAATFERAKRTHPAGFLLKPVDDHELIELIKKIA; from the coding sequence ATGAATCCCCCGAAAATATTGATAGTAGAGGACGCGATGATAGTGGCTCGAGCCATGAAGCTGTCACTGGAGGAGGCCGGCTATAGCGCGGCCATTGCTCTTGAAGGGGAAGATGCAATCATGAAAGCCGAAAAGGAAAAACCCGATATCGTGTTGATGGACATTACCCTGGGGGGAGAGATTGACGGCATAGAGGCAGCAAGAAGGATAATGGACATTTGTACCGTCCCCGTAATATATTTGACCGGAAATACGGATGCGGCAACCTTTGAGCGCGCAAAGCGGACCCATCCCGCCGGCTTTCTGCTGAAGCCCGTTGATGACCATGAATTAATAGAGCTAATAAAAAAGATTGCCTGA
- a CDS encoding YbaB/EbfC family nucleoid-associated protein — protein sequence MSKKMIGNIMREAQRMQQEMARMQEEAKKKTVEATSGGGMVTAVANGAGELVSIKIEKDVVDPEDVEMLQDLILAAANEALRRAQELVNEEMSKFTGGLQLPGLGGLGDLLGGK from the coding sequence ATGTCGAAGAAAATGATCGGAAATATCATGCGGGAGGCCCAGCGGATGCAGCAGGAGATGGCCCGCATGCAGGAAGAAGCCAAGAAGAAGACGGTGGAGGCAACCTCCGGCGGAGGCATGGTCACGGCGGTGGCCAACGGGGCCGGTGAGCTGGTCTCCATAAAAATCGAAAAGGACGTGGTGGACCCCGAGGACGTGGAAATGCTCCAGGACCTCATCCTCGCCGCCGCCAATGAGGCCCTGAGGCGGGCCCAGGAGCTGGTGAACGAGGAAATGTCCAAGTTCACCGGCGGGCTCCAACTCCCCGGCCTGGGCGGCCTGGGAGACCTCCTGGGAGGCAAGTAG
- a CDS encoding proline--tRNA ligase: protein MLLSRLFVPTLREDPSEAEAASHRLLVRAGYVRQLAAGLYIYLPLGWKVMQKINAIIREEMDAIGGQEVSMPVLHPAEVWQQTGRWEEIGEEMFRLKDRGGRDMCLGMTHEEIMAWLAAQEIRSYRDLPQVWYQIQTKLRDEARPKSGILRTREFVMKDSYSFDVDEEGLERSYQLHSVAYERIFSRCGLTFHRVESDPGMMGGATAHEYMAPSPAGEDDVALCDACGYAANVELARSVPPATPAADWEYEEVHTPGKRTVEEVSTFLRADPRHFIKSLLYMADGGPVLALVRGDQELHEKKLERVLRSPVRPAHREEVRDVLGVEAGFIGPQGRKVPMIADPSLKEGLYMSGANREDYHVRGLRAGVHFEPRWEDIHVAQGGDGCPQCGELLRTERCIEIGNIFKLGTKYSVPLRAFFLDEEGAERPIVMGSYGIGPARIAAAAVEQNHDKDGIVWPWAIAPFEVQIIPLNMGDPGTVEVARSMYEELAQAGVDVLMDDRDLRAGVKFKDADLIGVAKHVVVGERGLKEGVVEVKDRQTRETAKMRPEEAVAMFKG, encoded by the coding sequence ATGCTTCTTTCCAGGCTCTTCGTTCCGACCCTGAGGGAGGACCCCTCGGAGGCCGAGGCCGCAAGCCACAGGCTCCTGGTCCGGGCGGGCTACGTGAGGCAATTGGCTGCGGGCCTCTACATCTATCTCCCCCTGGGCTGGAAGGTCATGCAGAAGATAAACGCCATCATCAGGGAGGAGATGGACGCCATCGGGGGCCAGGAGGTCTCCATGCCAGTGCTCCATCCCGCCGAGGTGTGGCAGCAGACGGGCCGGTGGGAGGAGATAGGCGAGGAGATGTTCCGCCTGAAGGACCGGGGCGGGCGGGACATGTGTCTGGGAATGACCCACGAGGAGATCATGGCCTGGCTGGCCGCGCAGGAGATACGCTCCTACCGGGACCTCCCCCAGGTTTGGTATCAGATACAGACGAAGCTCCGGGACGAGGCGCGGCCCAAGAGCGGCATACTCCGCACCCGGGAGTTCGTCATGAAGGACAGCTACAGCTTCGACGTCGACGAGGAGGGGCTTGAGCGGAGCTACCAGCTTCACAGCGTGGCCTATGAGAGGATATTCTCCCGGTGCGGCCTTACGTTCCACCGGGTGGAGTCCGACCCGGGGATGATGGGCGGGGCCACCGCCCACGAGTACATGGCCCCCAGCCCGGCGGGCGAGGACGACGTGGCCCTCTGCGACGCCTGCGGCTACGCGGCCAACGTGGAGCTTGCCCGCTCCGTGCCGCCGGCCACGCCCGCGGCGGACTGGGAGTACGAGGAGGTCCATACCCCCGGGAAGAGGACGGTGGAGGAGGTGTCGACCTTTCTGCGGGCGGACCCGCGGCATTTCATAAAGAGCCTTCTTTACATGGCCGATGGCGGGCCCGTATTGGCCCTGGTGCGGGGGGACCAGGAGCTTCATGAAAAAAAGCTTGAACGGGTGCTCCGAAGCCCCGTGCGGCCGGCCCACCGGGAGGAGGTGCGGGACGTCCTGGGCGTGGAGGCCGGGTTCATCGGCCCGCAGGGCCGGAAGGTGCCGATGATAGCCGACCCCTCCCTGAAGGAGGGGCTCTACATGAGCGGGGCCAACCGGGAGGACTATCACGTGAGGGGTCTTCGCGCCGGCGTGCACTTCGAGCCCCGGTGGGAGGATATCCATGTGGCCCAGGGAGGGGACGGCTGCCCGCAGTGCGGGGAGCTGTTGAGAACGGAGCGGTGCATCGAGATAGGCAACATCTTCAAGCTCGGGACGAAGTACTCTGTGCCCCTCAGAGCCTTCTTCCTCGACGAGGAGGGCGCGGAGAGGCCCATCGTCATGGGGAGCTACGGCATCGGCCCGGCCCGCATCGCCGCGGCTGCGGTGGAACAGAACCACGACAAGGATGGCATCGTCTGGCCCTGGGCCATAGCCCCCTTTGAGGTGCAGATAATCCCCCTGAACATGGGCGACCCCGGGACCGTGGAGGTGGCCCGCTCGATGTACGAGGAGCTGGCGCAGGCGGGCGTGGACGTCCTCATGGACGACCGGGACCTCAGGGCCGGAGTGAAGTTCAAGGATGCCGACCTTATCGGCGTTGCGAAGCACGTGGTCGTCGGGGAGCGCGGCCTCAAGGAAGGGGTAGTGGAGGTAAAGGACCGGCAGACCCGCGAGACTGCGAAGATGAGGCCCGAAGAGGCCGTCGCCATGTTCAAGGGCTGA
- the ffh gene encoding signal recognition particle protein has translation MFESLGDKLEAVFKKLKGKGLLTEEDVDVALKEVRVALLEADVNFRVVKDFVKNIRQRAVGKEVLESLTPGQQVVKVVHEELVNLLGGESSKVYMAPNPPTVLMLVGLQGSGKTTTAAKLGSVFKKEGRRPLLVAADLQRPAAVDQLVTLGEQTGIPVFRAGGGEKNPIAVCAEAVKQARLDGRDVVILDTAGRLHVDEALMGQLRSIREKVSPRETLFVADAMTGQDAVNSAKTFNENLGVDGVILTKMDGDARGGAALSIRSITGKPIKYIGTGEKLDMLEQFHPDRVANRILGMGDVLSLIERAEQAYEAEEARKLQERLLSNSFSFEDLRDQLGKLRSMGPLENILGMIPGMGKKLKGVQVDEQQFVKVEAIINSMTPAERQNAAVLNGSRRRRIAQGSGTTVNDVNRLIKQHKEMRKMMKMLKKGKMPRLPVPF, from the coding sequence ATGTTCGAATCACTGGGCGATAAGCTGGAAGCCGTATTCAAGAAACTGAAGGGCAAGGGGCTCCTCACCGAAGAGGACGTGGACGTCGCCCTCAAGGAAGTGCGCGTCGCCCTCCTGGAGGCCGACGTCAACTTCCGCGTGGTCAAGGATTTCGTGAAGAATATCCGCCAGCGCGCCGTGGGCAAGGAGGTTCTGGAAAGCCTCACGCCGGGGCAGCAGGTGGTCAAGGTGGTCCACGAGGAGCTGGTGAACCTCCTCGGAGGGGAGTCGTCCAAGGTATACATGGCCCCCAACCCGCCCACCGTGCTCATGCTGGTGGGCCTGCAGGGCTCGGGCAAGACCACCACGGCGGCCAAGCTCGGAAGCGTCTTCAAGAAGGAGGGCCGCCGTCCCCTTCTCGTGGCGGCGGACCTTCAGCGCCCCGCCGCCGTGGACCAGCTCGTCACCCTGGGCGAGCAGACCGGCATTCCCGTCTTCCGGGCCGGCGGGGGAGAGAAAAACCCGATAGCCGTCTGTGCCGAGGCGGTCAAACAGGCCAGGCTGGACGGCCGGGACGTGGTCATCCTGGACACCGCCGGCCGCCTGCACGTGGACGAGGCCCTCATGGGCCAGCTCCGGAGCATCAGGGAAAAGGTCTCCCCCCGGGAAACCCTCTTCGTGGCCGATGCCATGACCGGCCAGGACGCCGTAAACAGCGCCAAGACCTTCAACGAGAACCTGGGGGTCGACGGGGTCATCCTCACCAAGATGGACGGCGACGCCCGGGGTGGAGCGGCGCTCTCCATACGGTCCATCACGGGAAAGCCCATCAAGTACATCGGCACCGGCGAGAAGCTCGACATGCTGGAGCAGTTCCATCCCGACCGGGTGGCCAACCGCATCCTCGGGATGGGGGATGTCCTTTCCCTCATCGAGCGCGCGGAGCAGGCCTACGAGGCCGAGGAGGCGCGGAAGCTCCAGGAGCGGCTGCTCAGCAACTCCTTCAGCTTCGAAGACCTGAGGGACCAGCTCGGAAAGCTCCGGTCCATGGGCCCCCTGGAGAACATCCTGGGCATGATACCCGGCATGGGCAAGAAGCTCAAGGGCGTGCAGGTGGACGAGCAGCAGTTCGTCAAGGTGGAGGCCATCATCAACTCCATGACACCGGCTGAGCGGCAAAACGCCGCCGTCCTCAACGGGAGCCGCCGCCGCCGCATAGCCCAGGGCAGCGGCACCACCGTCAACGACGTCAACCGCCTCATCAAGCAGCATAAAGAGATGCGCAAGATGATGAAGATGCTCAAGAAGGGCAAGATGCCCCGCCTCCCCGTGCCCTTCTGA